The stretch of DNA AACCCTGCTTCGTCAGCGCTTCGGCGATGTCCGCGTTCGTGACCGAACCGAACAGGCGGCCGTCGACGCCGGCCTTCTGCGCGACCTGGACGGTCAGACCGGCCAGCTTCTCGCCTTGTGCCTGAGCGCCAGCCAGCTTTTCGGCGGCGACCTTTTCGAGTTCCGCGCGGCGGACTTCGAATTCGGCGATCGCTTCCTTGGTCGCGCGGCGTGCGCGCTTTTGCGGGATCAGGAAGTTACGTGCGTAACCGTCCTTGACCTTGACGATGTCGCCCAGGTTGCCCAGATTGACGACTTTTTCGAGAAGAATGATCTGCATTCGGATGCTCCTTGTAGCGTCGCCTGATCAGGCCTTGTGCTGGTCGGTGTACGGCATCAGCGCGAGGAAACGCGCGCGCTTGATAGCCGTGTCCAGCTGACGTTGATAGTGGGCCTTCGTACCCGTCAGACGCGCCGGCGTGATCTTGCCGTTCTCGCCGATGAAGTCCTTCAGCGTTTCGATGTCCTTGTAGTCGATCTGCTCGACGCCAGCCGCCGTGAAGCGGCAGAACTTCTTGCGCTTGAAGAGCGGGTTTTGTTGCTGACGACGCTTGTCGAATTTCTTACCAGTCGGGCGGGCCATGATTAGTCCTTTCCTGTGCCTTGCATTTCGGTGATATGAAACACCAGGGTTCGCGCGTTGCGGCTTTTCTTCGCGAGGAAGCCGGTGAAGAGCGTCTCGACGCCCATCTCGCAGCTTTCCAGCTTGCCGCTCGCCTCGCCGGCGGCCACCGCCGGCATCGTCAGTTCGACCTGGCGGCGAATGCCGGCCTCGACGACTTCGGTGCGGTGTTGCAACGTGCAGCTTGCGATCGGAACGCCGGCGGGGGTGTACCGCACCGGTTCGCGTTCGACGACGCTGGCCGTGAGTTGCAGCCTGTTCACGTGGCGGCGCTATGTTCCCTGATGCGTATCGTTAAGCCTGCGCTTCGGTCGGCTGGGCAGCCGCCTTCTTGGCTTCTTCGCGCTGAACTTCCTTCATCATCGGCGACGGGCCGGTTTCGGCCTTCTTCTGCTTGACGATGAGGTGACGCAGCACGGCGTCGTTGAACTTGAACGCGTGCTCCAGCTCTTCGAGCGTGGGCTGATCGCATTCGATGTTCATGCAGACGTAGTGAGCCTTCGCGAGCTTTTCGATCATGTAGGCCAGTTGACGGCGGCCCCAGTCCTCGATGCGGTGGATCTGGCCACCGTGCGACGTGATCGTCGACTTGTAGCGTTCGATCATCGCGGGCACCTGTTCGCTCTGGTCCGGGTGCACGATGAAGACGATTTCGTAGTGACGCATACACACTCCTTGTGCTTACTTGCGGATTAAAGCCGCCCGGGCGTCCGTTCCGGTGCGGCAAGTGAGAAGCCGAAGATTCTAACCCGCCCGGCAGTCTCGCGCAACGATTTTCACCGGCTGGCGCACTGAATCCGGCGTGTTTTCAAAGACTTGGCCGGGATCGGCGGCGCTCCGGCGCGGTTTCGCCGCGTGTGGACGTCCCGCGTGGCCCTTTTTCAGCGCGCTTCAGCCGCCGTGCAGCCTCGCGTCGAGCGCCGAGCGGAACGCCGCCAGCACGTCCGGTCCCGCGTCCGTCACCGCCCACCACGTCATGCCGCCGTCCTGCCAGCGCGCGAGCGCGAAACCGTCGTTCGCGGACGGCGGCGCGGCAGGCGCCGCCGTCCGTGCGCCTGGCGGGAACACATAAACGTCGATCACGTGCTTCCGGTACCGGTAGACCAGCACCGCGACCCGCTCGCGCCCCACATAATCGAGCCGGCCGCCGGCGAGCGGAAAACCCGCGGCCGCGAGGTCCTCGACCGGCGGCGCGTAGTCGATGCGGCCATTGAACCACGGCTTCACCGTATGCCGGTCCGACGACGGCACGTCGAGATCGCGGCCGGACAGTTGCGCGCGCACGTGGCTCGCGACCAGTTCGTCGACGAACGCGCCCGCGCCGCCGGAATTGCGCAGGCCCGACGTGACGGCCGTTGCGACAAGCGCCAGCGCGAGCAACGCCGCGACGACCCAGCCCGCAGCGGGGGCCGCGCCGATGCGCGCACCGGTCGCCGGGTGGCCGCCGCCCAACGGCCGCAGCAGATCGCGCCAGGCTGAGCGCCGCCGCCGGGCCGCACGCGCCGCGCCGCCCATCGCGGATTCCCCGACAACCGGGTCGGGCGACACGTCTGCCCCATCTTCCACCGCGCCCAACGCGGCGATGATCCCCGCGCCGAGTCCAGCTGGCGCCCGATGGTACGTCGCAGCCCGCACCGCCTGCCCGACCGTCAATACTGCGTCGGCCGCACGCCGGCAGTCCGCGCAGCCCGCCAGATGCTCGCGCACCCGCCATTCGTCGCCGGCCGACAGTTCGCGATCGACGCTTGCGCCGACAAGCGGCCGCGTTTCGTCACAGTTCATCGCGTGTCTCCCGTTGGCCCGCGTCCCGGCCGTCGAATCCCGCCGCGCGCCCGCAACCGTCTTCGGCGGCCGGCACGCCGCGCCCCGGCGCCGCGCACTGACAGGCCGCCGAACCGATCTTCGCCAGGCCCGCCGCCTCCTGCGGCGTCGCCCGGCCGTGGGCCGCCGCGCCGCCCGCGGCCCGCGCGCGCTCCGCGCCGAGCAGCGCCGCGAGACGCGAGCGCCCGCGCGCGAGCCGCGACATCACCGTGCCGACCGGCACGTCGACGATCGCGGCGATCTCGCGGTAGCTCAATTCCTCCATCTCCCGCAGGATCATCACCTCGCGATATTCGGCCGGCAGGCGCTCCAGCGCATCGTGCACGCGCGCTGCGTCCTGCGCGCGGATCGCGAGCGTCTCCGGATCGACGCCGCCGGTGTCCCAGCCGTCCGGCGGCGCGTCGTCGCGCGCGTCGTCGAACTCGGCCGTCTCCGCCGCCGACGCGCGCCGGCGCCACTCGTCGTACCACACCCGCCGCACGATCGCGAGCAGCCACGGACGCGCGCTGTCGCCGCGAAACGAGTCGAAGAAGCGGAACGCGCGCAGATACGCGTCCTGCACGATGTCCTCCGCGTCGCCGGCATTGCGCGACAGCCAGCGCGCGAGGTTGTACGCGGCGTCCAGATGCGGCAGCGCGAGCGCCTCGAAGCGGCGACGACGCGACACGTCGGCGGCCAACGCGCCGCCCGCGTCATGCGGGTCTCGCGCGCTGTCCGCATCGGCCGACTGTCCGCCCGCGGATTCGCCCATCTGTCGCCTCCCGCGTTGATCGCACCGAATGCCGCAACGGGTCCGCCACGCCGGCCGCCCGTCCCGCGCCCACTCCCGCTGCCCAACAGCAGCGCAACCGCCACCCAGCCGCCACCCAGCCGCCGCTCCTCGCCACCGATGCGCATTACCACCGTGCGGGCCAGTTTATTCCCGCGCAGACAGCGTCGAACGAAAAATAAAGCGGGAATGCGCGGCGCGCGAAGCCGGTACGACACGCACGTTCACCCGACCGGAGACAGCCATGTCCCTCCCCCTGAAACGCCGCGATTTCCTGCGCCTCGCCGCCGCCGGCGGCGGCGTCGCGTTCGCATCCGCGCTGCCCGGCTGGGCCGCCGGCCGCGACGCGGAGTTCTTCTTCGTTCAACTGTCCGATGCGCACTGGGGCTTCAGCGGCCCGGCCGTGAATCCGGACGCGCAAGGCACGCTGCCGAAGGCGGTCGCGGCCGTCAACGCGCTGCCCGCCGCGCCGGATTTCGTCGTGTTCACCGGCGACCTCACGCACACGACCGACGACCCCGCCGTGCGCCGCGCGCGGATGCGGGAATTCCAGGCGATCGTCGCGGGGCTGCGCGCGAAGCCGCTATATCTGATGCCCGGCGAGCACGACGCGAGCCTCGACAACGGCGAAGCATTCCGCGAACTGTTCGGCCCGACGCACTACACGTTCGACCGTCGCGGCGTGCATTTCGTCGTGCTGGACAACGTGTCGGACCCGGCCGGCCAGGTCGGCGACGCGCAGCTCGCGTGGCTCGCGGACGATCTCGCGCGGCAGCCGCGCGACGCGCGCATTGTCGTGTTCACCCATCGGCCCCTGTTCGACCTCGCGCCGCAATGGGACTGGGCGACGCGCGACGGCGCGCAGGCGATCGCGCTGCTCCAGCAGCACGAGAACGTCACCGTGTTCTACGGCCACATCCACCAGGAGCATCACGCGATGACCGGCAACGTCGCGCATCACGCGGCGCGCTCGCTGATGTTTCCGCTGCCCGCGCCGAACTCGCAGCCGAAACGGCTGCCGGTGCAGTGGGACGCGGCCGCGCCGTACAAAGGACTCGGCTGGCGCACCGTCGAAGTGGACGCCGCGCCGCAGGCGTTCGCGCTGACCGAGAAGCCGATCCGTAATCCGGCGACGTGAGATGAAAACCGCCCCCACAACCCGTCGCGGCAACGGGCAAACGATGCCGCCATCCGGCATGCAATCCCATACGTCTGCGCTCGCGCTGTCGCGACGCCGCTGGCTGTTCGCGGCCGCCGCCGGCGCGGCCGCGCTGCTGCGCGTCGATGCGCGCGCGGCGCCGCGCGTGATCCGCATTCACGCGCGGCGCTTCGTGTTCACGCCGGACCGGATCGCGCTCGCGCCGCACGAACGCGTGCTGTTCGAACTGACCGCCGGGGACACGCTGATGGGTTTCTCGATCCCGCAGTTCGGCGTGCGCGCCGACGTGCCGCCCGGCGCCGTCGTGCAACTCGCGGCCGAGGCCGGCGACGCGGGCAGCGTGCCGTTCCTGTGCGACATCTTCTGCGGATCGGGGCACGAGACGATGAACGGCATGATCGTCGTCGGCTAATCAGGCTGACCAGGCCGAAGGCCGTGTTACGCCTCGCCGCCCCAGTAACCCGGCTGCGCGTACACGTCCTTCAGATAGTCGATGAAGTAGCGGACCTTCGCCGGCACGTAACGCTGCTGCGGATACACCGCGAGGATGTCGTAGTCCGGCAGCGCGTATTCGTCGAGCACCGTCTCCAGTTCGCCGCGCGCGAGCTGCTGCTCGATTTCCCACGTCGAGCGCCAGCCGAGCCCGAGTCCTTCGGATACCCAACGGTGCAGCAGTTCGCCGTCGTTGCAGTCGAGCGTGCCGCCGACGCGCACCGTCGCGAGCTTGCCGTTGCGCCGGAAGTACCAGCCGCGGTTCTGCCCGCCCTGAAGGTTGAACGCGAGGCAGTTGTGCTTCGGCAGGTCTTCGAGCGTCTTCGGCCGGCCGTGTTTTTTGAAGTACGCAGGCGTGCCGCAGACGACGCGCCGGTTCGACGCGAGTTTCACCGCGACGAAGTTCGGATCGACCGCGCCGCCGATCCGGATCGACAGGTCATAACCTTCGCGGACCAGATCGACGACGCGGTCGGTCAGGTTGAACGACACCTGCAATTCGGGCTTGTCCGCGAGGAACACGGGCGCGAGCGGCGCGACATGCTTGCGCCCGAACGCGGCCGGCGCGGACACGATCAGATGCCCGCTGACCGCGCGCCGCCCGACGGTCAGTTCGTTCTCCGCCTGGTCCCAGTCCGAAAGCAGGCCGCGGCAGCGTTCGAGAAACGCGGCGCCCTCCTCGCTGACGACGAGCCGCCGCGTCGAACGGTAGATCAGCTTCACGCCGAGCCGCTTTTCGAGCGCGTCGATCCGCCGGCCGAGGATCACCGGCGACACCCCCTCCTCCAGCGCCGCCGCCGCGAGGCTGCCCGCGTCCGCGACCTTCACGAACGTTTCGATCTGCTTGAAGCGGTCCATCAGCCGTCTCCTGAACGCCGCCGCAGCGGCATTCGATACTTTTAGTTTCGGAATAAGCGACCCGGACTGATCTTATCAAACCTTTCCCGGCGCCCTACAGTGCATCTCAACCGTGCCGTCGCGCACGTCCCGTCGTCACCTGAAGGAGACCTTCATGGCCAGAATGAGAGCTGTCGATGCCGCGGTGCTGGTGCTCGAAAAAGAAGGCATCGATACCGCTTTCGGCGTGCCGGGCGCGGCGATCAACCCGCTGTACTCGGCGCTGAAAAAAGCCGGCGGCATCACGCACGTGCTCGCCCGCCACGTCGAAGGCGCGTCGCACATGGCCGAGGGCTACACGCGCGCCGCGCCCGGCAACATCGGCGTGTGCATCGGCACGTCCGGGCCGGCCGGCACCGACATGATCACCGGCCTCTATTCGGCGTCCGCCGACTCGATCCCGATCCTCGCGATCACCGGTCAGGCGCCGCGCGCACGGCTCTACAAGGAAGACTTCCAGGCCGTCGACATCGAGTCGATCGCGAAACCGGTCACCAAGTGGGCCGTCACCGTGCGCGAGCCGGCGCTCGTGCCGCGCGTGTTCCAGCAGGCGTTTCATCTGATGCGTTCGGGCCGTCCCGGCCCGGTGCTGGTCGATCTGCCGATCGACGTGCAACTGGCGGAGATCGAGTTCGACATCGACACGTATGAACCGTTGCCCGTGTACAAGCCGAAGGCGACGAGAAAGCAGATCGAGGCCGCGCTGGAGATGCTGAATGCGAGCGAACGGCCGCTGATCGTCAGCGGCGGCGGCGTGCTCAACGCGGCGGCCGAGGATCTGCTGGTGAAGTTCGCGGAAACGGTCGGCGTGCCGGTGATCCCGACGCTGATGTCGTGGGGTGCGATTGCCGACGACCATCCGCTGATGGCCGGCATGGTCGGCCTGCAAACGTCGCATCGCTACGGCAACGCGACGATGCTCGCGTCGGACTTCGTGCTCGGCATCGGCAACCGCTGGGCGAACCGCCATACCGGCAGCGTCGAGGTCTACACGAAAGGCCGCAAGTTCGTGCACGTCGATATCGAACCGACGCAGATCGGCCGCGTGTTCGGCCCCGATCTCGGCATCGTGTCCGACGCGAAGGCGGCGCTCGAACAGTTCGTCGAGGTCGCGGGCGAATGGAAGGCGGCTGGCAAGCTGAAGGATCGCCGCGCATGGGTGGCCGAATGCCAGGAACGCAAGCGCACGATGCATCGCAAGACCCACTTCGACAACGAGCCGATCAAGCCGCAGCGCGTGTACGAGGAAATGAACAAGGCGTTCGGCCGCGACACCTGCTACGTGAGCACGATCGGGCTGTCGCAGATCGCCGGCGCGCAGTTCCTGCACGTGTACAAGGCGCGCAACTGGATCAACTGCGGCCAGGCCGGCCCGCTCGGCTGGACGATTCCCGCCGCGCTCGGCGTGCGCGCGGCCGATCCGGCCCGGCCGATCGTCGCGCTGTCCGGCGACTACGACTTCCAGTTCATGATCGAGGAACTGGCGGTTGGCGCGCAGTTCAAGCTGCCGTACGTGCACGTCGTCGTGAACAACTCGTACCTCGGGCTGATCCGCCAGGCGCAGCGCCAGTTCGACATGGATTTCTGCGTGCAGCTCGCGTTCGAGAACATCAACGCGCCGGAGGTGAACGGCTACGGCGTCGATCATGTCGCGGTGGCCGAAGGCCTCGGCTGCAAGGCGCTGCGCGTGTTCAAGCCCGAAGAGATCGCGCCGGCGCTGAAGAAGGCGCAGTCGATGCTGTCCGAGTTCAACGTGCCCATCGTCGTCGAGGTGATCCTGGAGCGCGTGACGAACATCGCGATGGGCGCGGAGATCGACGCGATCAACGAGTTCGAAGAGCTTGCGGAACGGCTGGAAGAAGACGCGCCGACCGCACTGACCTCGCCGGCCTGACCGGCGACGCCACGCGCGCAGCGCAGCCGGGCCACGCTGCGCGGCGCGCCGACGATTCATCCACTGACCGACCAGAGAGACGCACCATGCCTAAATTCGCAGCGAACCTGACGATGCTGTTCAACGAAGTGCCGTTCCTCGACCGCTTCGCGGCGGCCGCCGACGCGGGTTTCGACGCGGTCGAATTCCTGTTCCCCTATCCGTATGCGGCGGCGGAGATGGCCGAGCGCCTGAATGCGAACCACCTGAAGCTGGTGCTGCACAACCTGCCCGCCGGCAACTGGGACGCGGGCGAACGCGGCATCGCATGTCTGCCGGACCGCACGGGCGAGTTCCAGGAAGGCGTCGGCCGCGCGATCGACTACGCGAAGGCGCTGAACGTGCCGCAACTGAACTGCCTCGTCGGCATCCCGACCGCCGGCCTCGACCGCGACACCGCGCTTGCAACGATCGTCGACAACCTGCGCTTCGCGGCCGATGCGCTGAAGCGCGAGCGCATCCGGCTGCTCGTCGAGCCGTGCAACTCGTACGACATTCCCGGCTTCGCGCTGAACCGTTCGGCGGACGCGCTCGCGGTGATCGACCAGGTCGGCTCGGACAACCTGTTCCTGCAATACGACATCTATCACATGCAGCGGATGGAAGGCGAACTGGCCGCGACGATCAAAAAACACTTCGCGAGGATCGCGCACGTGCAACTGGCCGACAACCCCGGGCGCAACGAACCGGGCACCGGCGAAATCCACTACCCGTTCCTGTTCGAACTGCTCGATACGCTCGGCTACGACGGTTACGTCGGCTGCGAGTACAAGCCGCGCACGACGACCCCGGAAGGCCTCGGCTGGCTGCGCGCCGCGCAGCAGCGCTCGGCCGCGCTCGCGTGAGCGGCCCCGGCCTGCTTCGGCCGCATCGCTTCGAACCTCAAGACACCTGACGGAGAAACACAGATGGCAAAGATCGGCTTTATCGGCCTCGGCATCATGGGCTCGCATATGGCGCGCAACCTGATCAAGGGCGGTCACTCGCTGTTCGTGAACGGCAAATACCCGGTGCCGGACGACCTGGCCGGGCAGACCACCGTGCTCGCCGACTCGACGGCGATCGCGCAGGCAGCGGACATCGTGATCGCGATGGTCCCGGACACGCCCGACGTCGCGAACGTGCTGTTCGCGGACGACGGCGTCGCGAAAGGCCTGTCGGCGGGCAAACTCGTGATCGACATGAGTTCGATCTCGCCGCTGGACACGCAGCAGTTCGCGAAGCAGATTAATGCGCTCGGCTGCGACTACCTCGACGCGCCGGTGTCCGGCGGCGAGGTCGGCGCGCGCGACGCGACGCTGACGATCATGGTCGGCGGCCCGCAGCGCGCGTTCGACACGGCGAAACCGCTGTTCGACCTAATGGGCAAGAACATCTCGCTGATCGGCGACAACGGCGCGGGACAGACCTGCAAGGTCGCGAACCAGATCATCGTCGCGCTGAACATCGAGGCGGTCGCGGAGGCGCTGCTGTTCGCCGCGCGCTCGGGCGCCGATCCGGAACGCGTGCGCCGCGCGCTGATGGGCGGCTTCGCGTCGTCGCGGATTCTCGAAGTACACGGCGAGCGGATGACGAAACGCACGTTCAACCCGGGCTTCCGGATCGAACTGCACCAGAAGGACCTGAACCTCGCGCTCGACGGCGCGCGCAAGCTCGGGCTGTCGCTGCCGCACACCGCGAGCGCGCAGCAATTGTTCAGCGCGTGCTTCGCGAACGGCGGCAAGGCGTGGGATCACTCGGCGATGATCCGCGCGCTCGAACTGATGGCGAACTTCGAGATCGCCGACGCGCCGGATGCGCGGGCGAAGGCCGCGTAACGCGTCCGGCCGCGTTACGTCGCGCCGTGACGATGCGACGCGCATCTTCCGAAAGAAACAGAAGGACGTGGCAACCGCGCGCAACGCGCGGCTGCCGAGGTGGGGCGCTCCGCGGCGGCGATGGTCGCCGCGGGGCAAATCGGGCCGCTCTGGGCTGAGGGCGGCCAGTGGTAGGTGGGGTCCGCAGCGGCGCCCGGTGACGATGGGGAAGCCTTGGTCGGTCAGACATCGTCTCCGGGTGTCCGCCTGTCGGATTGCAGCACAGCGACGTATTCGCCGCCTACCTACGATCAGCGCGATCCGACGCGACGTTTCACAACAGGCGGCCGTCACGCCCGCGCGGACCGCGCATTTGTTAAAGATCGGCCACCTTTCTTCCGGCTGTCGCGTACCGGGTGTACCGTAACCGCTCCGAGTGTTTCTCAACCCCTGAAGGAGCGTGATCGATGGGTATCCTCAACTTCATCAAGGAAGCCGGCGAAAAACTGTTCGGCAGCGCGCCCGCCGCCGCACCGTCCGCGGACGAAGTGAACCAGAAGGCCGCCGACGCGATCGTCGCGTACGTCCGCGCGCAGAATCTCAGCGTGGACGGCCTTGGCGTCACGTTCGACAGCGCGACGCATACCGTCACCGTGACGGGCACCGCGCCGGACCAGGCAACGAAGGAAAAAATCCTCGTCGCGGCCGGCAACGTGCAGAACGTCGACAAGGTGGACGACCAGTTGAGCGTCACGGCCCCGGCGCCGGCCGCGCAGTTCCATACCGTCGTCGCCGGCGACAACCTGTGGAAGATCGCCGAGAAATACTATGGCAGCGGCGCGAAGAACGACGTGATCTTCCAGGCGAACACGCCGATGCTGAAGAGCCCGGACAAGATCTATCCGGGTCAGGTGCTGGTGATTCCGCCGCAGCCGTAACGCGCGGTTTCCTCCCATACCGCTGCGTGCCTGCTGACGCGGGCGCGCAGCGGCTTCCGCAGCGAACTCAATACAATTCAATACGTATCGAACACCTGCTGCAACGCCGCCGCGCCCGCATGGCCCGCGGCCAGCGCGAGCATCAGCAGCACGCGCGCCTTGTACGGATTCAGCGTACCCGCCGACACGAACCCGAGCGCGCCGTCCTGCGCCGCGCCATTGCGCATCACGTGGCCCGAGCCGGTGCGCGACGCACGCACGATCGCGACGCCCTGCGCGGCTGCATCCGCGAGCGCCTGTTGCAGTGTCGCGTGAAGCGAGCCGTTGCCGGTTCCCGCGACGACGATCCCACGCACGCCCGCCACCACCAGCGCATCGACCGCGGCGCGCGACACGCCCGCATAACTCGCGACGATCTCGACCTGCGGCCACTGCGCGCCGATCACGAACGCCGAATCGACCGTGTGCGGACGCAGCGCGCGCCGCTGGAATTCGACGCGTCCGTCCTGCACCCATCCCAGCGCGCCGACCTCCGGTGACTGAAACGCATCGACCGCATAGGTGCTGACCTTCGTCACGTCGCGCGCACAATGAATCCGGTTGTTGAACGCGACCAGCACGCCCTGCCCCGCCGCCGCGTTCGCAGCGACCGTGACCGCGTTCAGCAGGTTCAGCGGACCGTCCGCCGACAACGCGGACGCCGGCCGCATCGCGGCCGTCATCACGACCGGCTTCGTGCCCTTCACGGTCAGATGCAGCAGGTATGCGGTTTCTTCGAGCGTATCCGTGCCATGTGTAATCACGACACCGTCGACGTCGTCGCTCGCGAGCAGCGCGTTCACGCGCTGCGCGAGCTGAGTCCACAGCGCGAGCGGCATGTCCTTGCTGTCGATGCTCGCCACCTGCTCCGCGTGAATCCGCGCGATCGCGCCGAGACCCGGCACCGCGTCGAGCAACTGGCCGACGCCGATCACGCCGGCCTGATAACCGGCAGTGTTCGTCGCGTCGGGCGCCGCGCCGGCGATCGTGCCGCCGGTCGCGAGCACGGCGATGCGCGGCAGCGTATGCGCCGGCGTCGGAGAAGAGGAAGGAGTGACGGGTGTGTTCATGGCGGCGATTGTAAGCGATCCGACGCCGCGCGCGATCCGTCCGAACGGCCAACGGATGCCGCGCTACCCGTCCGTTCCAGTCATATGAACCGGCAGTAACAGAGGCCGCGTGAAAACCGCGCGCGGCCCCCTTCGCTTACGCGATCTCGCGCAATTGGGCCGCGATCTGCTGTTCGTTCAGATGCGGCGCGAACATCTCGATCAACCGGTAGGCGTACTGGCGCAGGAACGCGCCCTTGCGCAGACCGACGCGCGTCGTGCTCGCCTCGAACAGATGCTGCGTGTCGAGCGCGACGAGTTCGGTGTCGCGCTTCTCGTCGTAGGCCATCGCCGCGACGACGCCGATCCCCATTCCGAGTTCGACGTAGGTCTTGATCACGTCCGCATCGATCGCGGTCAGCACGACGTCCGGCAGCGCGCCCGCCTTCGCGAACGCCTGGTCGATGTGCGAGCGGCCCGTGAAGTCCTGGTCGTACGTGATGATCGGGTATTCGGCGATCTCTTCGAGCGTCAGGTTCTCGCGGCCGACGAGCGGATGCCCCTTCGGCACGACGACCACGTGATGCCACGAGTAGCACGGGAACGTGACGATGTCCGGATAACGGTCGAGCGCCTCGGTCGAGATGCCGATGTCCGCCTCGCCGTTGATGATCATCTGCGCGATCTGCTGCGGGTTGCCCTGGCGCAGCGCGAGATGCACCTTCGGGAACACCTCGGTGAACTTGTGCACGACCTTCGGCAGCGCGTAACGCGCCTGCGTGTGCGTGGTCGCGACGACGAGGTGGCCGCTGTCCTGATCCGCGAACTGGCGCGCGACGCGGCGCAGGTTCTCCGCGTCGAGCAGCATCCGCTCGATCAATTGATGCACCGCCTTGCCCGGCTCGGTGAGCCCCGTCAACCGCTTGCCGCGGCGGATGAAGATATCGACGCCGAGTTCGTCTTCGAGGTCCTTGATCTGCTTCGACACGCCCGACTGCGACGTGTACAGCACGTTCGCGACTTCGGTCAGGTTCATGTTCTGCCGCACGGCTTCGCGCACGAAGCGCAATTGCTGGAAATTCATGTTCTTGTCTCCGGTACAGCCGAAGGTTGGTTTAATACGCGGTCACTGCGCGGGAAACACGCGCAACGCGCGCGGCACCGCGGTCACGCCGTCGCCGACTTCGAGGCGCAGCGCGCGCCACGCCTCGCGGTCCAGTTGCGCTTCGAGCGCGCCGCCGGTGCGGCTTTCGAGTTCGATCCGCACCGAGCCGCCGAGCGGCACCACGCGCCGCACGTCGACGACGATGCCGTCGCGATGGCCGGTGTCCTGCGGATACAGCACGAGGTCGTGCGGCCGCACGTACGCGAGCGCCGGGCCTTCGAACGTCGATTGCACCTCGATCCCCTGTGCGGCGCCGTCCGCGACGAAACCGCGGCCGTCAACGTGGCCGCGCAGCCGGTTTGCCGCGCCGAGGAACTCGTAGACGAACGCGGTCTGCGGATGGTCGTACACGTCCTGCGGGCTGCCGACCTGCTCGACGTGACCCCGGTTCAGCACGACGATCCGGTCCGCGACTTCGAGCGCCTCTTCCTGGTCGTGTGTGACGAAGATCGTCGAGATGTGCAGGTCGTCGTGCAGCCGGCGCAGCCAGCTACGCAGTTCCTTGCGGACCTTCGCGTCGAGCGCGCCGAACGGCTCGTCGAGCAGCAGCACCTTCGGCTCGACCGCGAGCGCGCGCGCGAGCGCGATCCGCTGCCGCTGGCCGCCGGACAGCTCGGACGGGTACCGCTGCGCGAGCCAGTCCAGTTGCACGAGCTTCAGCAGTTCGTGCACCTTCTCGCGGATCGTCGCCTCGGACGGCCGCTCGTAGAGCGGCTTCACGCGCAGCCCGAACGCGACGTTCTCGAACACCGTCATGTGCCGGAACAGCGCGTAATGCTGGAACACGAAACCGACCTGGCGCTCGCGC from Paraburkholderia caballeronis encodes:
- a CDS encoding sulfate/molybdate ABC transporter ATP-binding protein gives rise to the protein MGITVRNLQKRFGDFTALDNVSLDFPPGELVALLGPSGCGKTTLLRVIAGLEYADAGQVVLQGQDVGTVGARERQVGFVFQHYALFRHMTVFENVAFGLRVKPLYERPSEATIREKVHELLKLVQLDWLAQRYPSELSGGQRQRIALARALAVEPKVLLLDEPFGALDAKVRKELRSWLRRLHDDLHISTIFVTHDQEEALEVADRIVVLNRGHVEQVGSPQDVYDHPQTAFVYEFLGAANRLRGHVDGRGFVADGAAQGIEVQSTFEGPALAYVRPHDLVLYPQDTGHRDGIVVDVRRVVPLGGSVRIELESRTGGALEAQLDREAWRALRLEVGDGVTAVPRALRVFPAQ